The proteins below come from a single Mus musculus strain C57BL/6J chromosome 5, GRCm38.p6 C57BL/6J genomic window:
- the Hip1r gene encoding huntingtin-interacting protein 1-related protein isoform X3 produces MEEQSDQLEKLKRELAARAGELARAQEALSRTEQSGSELSSRLDTLNAEKEALSGVVRQREAELLAAQSLVREKEEALSQEQQRSSQEKGELRGQLAEKESQEQGLRQKLLDEQLAVLRSAAAEAEAILQDAVSKLDDPLHLRCTSSPDYLVSRAQAALDSVSGLEQGHTQYLASSEDASALVAALTRFSHLAADTIVNGAATSHLAPTDPADRLMDTCRECGARALELVGQLQDQTVLPRAQPSLMRAPLQGILQLGQDLKPKSLDVRQEELGAMVDKEMAATSAAIEDAVRRIEDMMSQARHESSGVKLEVNERILNSCTDLMKAIRLLVMTSTSLQKEIVESGRGAATQQEFYAKNSRWTEGLISASKAVGWGATQLVESADKVVLHMGKYEELIVCSHEIAASTAQLVAASKVKANKNSPHLSRLQECSRTVNERAANVVASTKSGQEQIEDRDTMDFSGLSLIKLKKQEMETQVRVLELEKTLEAERVRLGELRKQHYVLAGGMGTPSEEEPSRPSPAPRSGATKKPPLAQKPSIAPRTDNQLDKKDGVYPAQLVNY; encoded by the exons ATGGAAGAGCAGAGCGACCAGTTGGAGAAGCTCAAGAGGGAGCTGGCGGCcagggcaggagagctggcccgtGCGCAGGAGGCCCTGAGCCGCACAGAACAG AGTGGGTCAGAGCTGAGCTCACGGCTGGACACACTGAATGCGGAGAAGGAAGCTCTGAGTGGAGTCGTTCGGCAGCGTGAGGCAGAGCTGCTGGCCGCTCAGAGCCTGGTGCGGGAGAAGGAGGAGGCACTTAGCCAAGAGCAGCAGCGGAGCTCCCAGGAGAAGGGCGAGCTACGGGGGCAGCTGGCAGAAAAG GAGTCTCAGGAGCAGGGGCTTCGGCAGAAGCTGCTGGATGAGCAGTTGGCGGTGTTGCGAAGTGCAGCCGCCGAGGCAGAGGCCATCCTACAGGATGCAGTGAGCAAGCTGGACGACCCCCTGCACCTCCGCTGCACCAGCTCCCCAG ACTACTTGGTGAGCCGGGCTCAGGCAGCCCTGGACAGCGTGAGCGGCCTGGAGCAGGGCCACACCCAGTACCTGGCTTCCTCTGAAG ATGCTTCTGCCCTGGTGGCAGCGCTGACCCGCTTCTCCCATTTGGCTGCGGACACCATTGTCAATGGTGCCGCCACCTCCCACCTGGCCCCCACCGACCCCGCCGACC GCCTGATGGACACATGCAGGGAGTGTGGAGCCCGGGCTCTGGAGCTGGTGGGACAGCTGCAAGACCAGACAGTGCTACCGAGGGCTCAGCCCAGCCTGATGCGGGCCCCCCTGCAGGGCATTCTGCAGTTGGGCCAG GACTTGAAGCCTAAGAGCCTGGATGTACGGCAAGAGGAGCTAGGGGCCATGGTGGACAAGGAGATGGCGGCCACCTCGGCAGCCATTGAGGACGCTGTGCGGAGGATCGAG GACATGATGAGCCAGGCCCGCCACGAGAGCTCGGGCGTGAAACTGGAGGTGAATGAGAG GATCCTCAACTCCTGCACAGACCTGATGAAG GCTATCCGGCTCCTGGTGATGACCTCCACCAGCCTGCAGAAGGAAATTGTGGAGAGCGGCAGG GGGGCAGCAACGCAGCAGGAATTTTATGCCAAGAATTCACGGTGGACTGAAGGCCTCATCTCAGCCTCTAAGGCAGTGGGCTGGGGAGCCACACAGCTGGT GGAGTCAGCTGACAAGGTTGTGCTTCACATGGGCAAATACGAGGAACTCATCGTCTGCTCCCATGAGATTGCGGCCAGCACGGCCCAGCTGGTGGCAGCCTCGAAG GTGAAAGCCAACAAGAACAGTCCCCACTTGAGCCGCCTGCAGGAATGTTCCCGCACTGTCAACGAGAGGGCTGCCAACGTCGTGGCCTCCACCAAATCTGGCCAGGAGCAGATTGAGGACAGAG ACACCATGGATTTCTCTGGCCTGTCCCTCATCAAGTTGAAGAAGCAGGAGATGGAGACACAG GTGCGAGTCTTGGAGCTGGAGAAGACACTAGAGGCAGAGCGTGTCCGGCTCGGGGAGCTTCGGAAACAGCACTATGTACTGGCTGGGGGGATGGGAACACCTAGCGAAGAAGAACCCAGCAGACCCAGCCCAGCTCCCCGAAGTGGGGCCACTAAGAAGCCACCGCTGGCCCAGAAACCCAGCATAGCCCCCAGGACAGACAACCAG CTCGACAAAAAGGATGGTGTCTACCCAGCTCAACTTGTGAACTACTAG